In Cupriavidus basilensis, the following proteins share a genomic window:
- a CDS encoding GMC family oxidoreductase — protein MNSSTHDTEFDYIVVGAGSAGCVLANRLSASPNVSVLLLEAGKDAEPFWVRTPAGVGNLFFNERLNWKFFTEPEANLGDRQVYWPRGKILGGSSSINGMVYVRGFASDYDRWQAQGNPGWAWSDVLPYFKRAEHNDYGASESRGVGGPLHVSFPHRQHPTTEAFVRAGAAVGLTRHDDVVAGGDAEGVGYLQHTIGEGRRWSSAHAYVRPVRQRTNLAIESEAVVTRLHLDGRCVVGVEYIRRGQSRTIRARREVILSAGAIGSPHLLMLSGIGPPDHLQEMGVRVRHALPGVGCNLQDHLAINACYEVRKDASLNAALSGWHKYLNGVDYLLHRRGPLAIGASHAVAFVCSSTSIKVPDIQLSFRPLSFAFDSKNKLRMHTFAGVQFASAMLRPRSRGQILLRSPNPFDAPVIHANYLTDPDDMRVMVATLEWTRRLAATAPLADMVVREYLPGENVRSASEVVEFIRRSSQTLFHPAGTCKMGSDSLAVVDERLRVRGIENLRVVDASVMPTIVSGNTNAPTIMIAEKASDMILEDARS, from the coding sequence ATGAATTCCTCAACTCACGATACAGAGTTTGACTACATTGTTGTAGGTGCGGGCTCAGCAGGTTGTGTCCTGGCAAACCGTCTGAGTGCTTCGCCGAACGTCAGTGTGCTTCTCCTGGAGGCCGGGAAGGATGCCGAACCGTTCTGGGTTCGCACGCCGGCGGGTGTTGGGAATCTCTTCTTCAACGAGCGGCTCAACTGGAAGTTTTTTACGGAGCCGGAAGCAAACCTTGGCGACCGCCAAGTGTATTGGCCGCGTGGAAAGATTTTAGGCGGCTCCAGTTCGATCAATGGCATGGTCTATGTTCGAGGCTTTGCTAGTGATTACGACCGATGGCAGGCGCAAGGGAATCCTGGCTGGGCTTGGAGCGATGTACTGCCGTATTTCAAGCGAGCCGAACACAACGATTATGGCGCCAGCGAGTCTCGTGGGGTCGGAGGCCCGCTTCACGTTTCGTTTCCACATCGCCAGCATCCGACGACCGAGGCGTTTGTGCGGGCAGGTGCAGCGGTTGGTCTTACACGACATGACGACGTGGTTGCCGGCGGTGATGCGGAAGGGGTGGGTTACCTTCAGCACACCATTGGCGAAGGCCGGCGCTGGTCGAGCGCGCATGCCTATGTAAGGCCAGTGCGCCAGCGTACCAACCTAGCCATCGAGAGTGAGGCGGTGGTGACTCGATTACACCTCGATGGCCGCTGCGTAGTAGGTGTCGAGTACATACGTCGAGGACAGAGCCGGACGATACGAGCGCGGCGCGAGGTGATCCTCAGTGCAGGGGCGATCGGTTCACCGCATCTGCTTATGTTGTCGGGCATTGGCCCCCCAGATCACCTGCAGGAGATGGGGGTGCGGGTGCGGCATGCGCTGCCCGGCGTAGGCTGCAATCTGCAGGATCATCTGGCCATCAACGCCTGCTATGAGGTCCGCAAAGACGCCTCACTGAATGCCGCGCTTTCCGGGTGGCACAAATATCTCAACGGTGTCGATTACCTGCTGCATCGGCGCGGCCCGCTCGCCATTGGAGCTTCGCACGCGGTGGCTTTTGTTTGCAGCAGTACTTCCATCAAGGTGCCAGATATCCAGTTGAGCTTCCGGCCACTGAGTTTCGCCTTTGATTCAAAGAACAAGCTGCGAATGCATACCTTTGCTGGCGTTCAGTTCGCCAGCGCAATGCTTCGGCCGCGCTCACGTGGACAAATTCTGCTTCGCTCGCCCAATCCCTTCGACGCGCCCGTTATCCATGCCAATTACCTTACCGATCCCGATGACATGCGGGTCATGGTTGCGACGCTGGAGTGGACCCGGCGTCTTGCGGCCACGGCGCCATTGGCTGACATGGTGGTTCGTGAGTATCTACCCGGTGAAAATGTACGATCGGCTTCAGAGGTGGTCGAGTTCATCCGGCGCAGCAGCCAAACACTGTTCCACCCGGCAGGCACGTGCAAGATGGGCTCCGACTCCTTGGCGGTAGTCGATGAAAGGTTACGTGTGCGCGGCATCGAAAACCTACGCGTGGTCGACGCGTCAGTGATGCCAACCATTGTGAGCGGCAACACCAACGCCCCGACGATCATGATTGCGGAGAAAGCATCTGACATGATCTTGGAAGACGCCCGCAGTTGA
- a CDS encoding aldehyde dehydrogenase family protein — MTTYTLNHFIDGSERLPAGGSYIDAFDPRSGRVISQVALGNEDDVSAAVTAAADAFGKWRDMRPIARGRLLTQVALAIRAQAKELAAIESRETGKSPLQALAEIEGTAQYFELFGGLATALMGETIGLGTGYHSYTIREPYGVVGAILPWNAPINQAGRACAPALAAGNTVVVKPSEATSGSVLALARILVECGVPRGVLNVVTGVGLEAGQALVVHPQVRKITFTGSLRAGQAIARLAADRILPLTLELGGKSPDIVFADADLAAAAPGVLKGFLTHAGQVCLSGTRILVERSIHDEFVVAMKKAMQSYVVGAVDGTVGPMTTHAQYQKVQEYYAIARAEGAVAAVGGRLPDDPALADGWFVLPTIYTGVDNSMRIAREEVFGPVACVMPFDDEAEAIRIANDSDYGLAAGIWTRDLARAHRMATLLEAGQVYVNEYMAGGVETPMGGYKLSGYGREKGLEALRNYTHLKCVTIRL; from the coding sequence ATGACTACATATACACTCAACCACTTCATTGATGGAAGTGAGCGCCTGCCCGCTGGCGGTTCCTACATCGACGCATTCGATCCGCGCAGCGGCCGGGTCATTAGCCAAGTCGCCCTGGGTAATGAGGACGATGTTTCGGCCGCAGTCACTGCGGCAGCCGATGCATTCGGAAAATGGCGCGATATGCGTCCGATCGCGCGCGGCCGGCTGCTGACTCAGGTAGCACTCGCTATCCGTGCACAGGCGAAAGAGTTGGCGGCCATCGAATCACGGGAAACCGGAAAATCGCCGTTGCAGGCGTTGGCCGAAATCGAAGGTACTGCACAGTATTTCGAATTGTTCGGCGGGTTGGCGACCGCGCTGATGGGGGAGACCATTGGCCTGGGAACCGGCTACCACTCATATACGATTCGCGAACCCTACGGTGTGGTCGGAGCTATATTGCCGTGGAACGCGCCGATCAACCAGGCAGGCCGGGCTTGCGCGCCAGCGCTGGCGGCTGGAAACACCGTCGTCGTCAAGCCCTCGGAGGCAACTTCAGGCTCGGTATTGGCACTGGCGCGTATTCTGGTCGAATGCGGCGTGCCTCGAGGCGTGCTCAATGTCGTTACCGGCGTGGGGTTGGAGGCTGGCCAGGCGTTGGTGGTTCATCCTCAAGTGCGAAAGATCACATTCACTGGATCGCTACGCGCTGGGCAAGCCATCGCAAGGTTGGCTGCCGATCGGATATTGCCGCTCACGCTCGAACTAGGTGGAAAGTCCCCCGACATCGTCTTTGCCGACGCCGATCTCGCCGCGGCCGCGCCAGGCGTTCTCAAGGGGTTTCTGACCCATGCCGGTCAAGTGTGCTTGTCGGGTACTCGAATTCTGGTAGAACGCTCGATTCATGATGAATTCGTGGTGGCGATGAAGAAAGCCATGCAATCCTATGTCGTTGGTGCAGTTGATGGCACCGTCGGTCCGATGACGACCCACGCACAGTACCAAAAGGTCCAAGAGTACTATGCCATAGCAAGAGCGGAAGGTGCGGTGGCGGCGGTGGGCGGCCGCTTGCCCGACGATCCGGCGCTGGCCGATGGTTGGTTCGTGTTGCCAACGATTTATACGGGCGTTGACAATTCCATGCGCATTGCCCGCGAGGAGGTATTCGGTCCGGTCGCCTGTGTGATGCCATTCGATGACGAGGCCGAGGCAATCCGGATTGCGAACGACAGCGACTATGGTCTCGCCGCCGGCATCTGGACGCGCGATTTGGCTCGCGCCCATCGCATGGCGACCTTGCTAGAGGCGGGACAGGTCTATGTCAACGAATACATGGCCGGCGGAGTCGAAACGCCGATGGGTGGCTACAAGCTGAGCGGGTACGGTCGAGAGAAGGGACTTGAGGCGCTGCGCAACTATACGCATCTCAAATGCGTGACGATACGACTATGA